One segment of Prionailurus bengalensis isolate Pbe53 chromosome D4, Fcat_Pben_1.1_paternal_pri, whole genome shotgun sequence DNA contains the following:
- the SPIN1 gene encoding spindlin-1 isoform X2: MNEDPIREDTWPAVQSGCRPCWCVCKHDEEKDVPQKTSEQCGAEQTRFPAPEEHRRLQDSAWVEGGEWPCHPVERNRSGPASSRISDAHLADTMIGKAVEHMFETEDGSKDEWRGMVLARAPIMNTWFYITYEKDPVLYMYQLLDDYKEGDLRIMPDSNDSPPAEREPGEVVDSLVGKQVEYAKEDGSKRTGMVIHQVEAKPSVYFIKFDDDFHIYVYDLVKTS, from the exons GCCATGCTGGTGTGTCTGCAAGCATGATGAAGAAAAGGACGTCCCACAA AAAACATCGGAGCAGTGTGGGGCCGAGCAAACCCGTTTCCCAGCCCCGGAGGAACATCGTAGGCTGCAGGATTCAGCATGGGTGGAAGGAGGGGAATGGCCCTGTCACCCAGTGGAAAGGAACCGTTCTGGACCAG CAAGCTCTCGAATCAGCGACGCGCACCTGGCCGACACGATGATCGGAAAGGCGGTGGAGCACATGTTTGAGACAGAGGATGGCTCCAAGGACGAGTGGAGGGGGATGGTCTTGGCTCGCGCCCCTATCATGAACACGTGGTTCTACATCACCTACGAGAAGGACCCCGTCTTGTACATGTACCAGCTCTTAGATGATTATAAAGAAGGCGACCTTCGCATCATGCCCGATTCAA ATGATTCTCCTCCAGCAGAAAGGGAACCAGGAGAAGTTGTGGACAGCCTGGTAGGCAAACAAGTGGAATATGCCAAAGAGGACGGCTCTAAAAGGACTGGCATGGTCATCCACCAAGTGGAGGCCAAACCGTCCGTCTACTTCATCAAGTTTGATGACGACTTCCATATCTACGTGTACGATTTGGTGAAAACGTCCTAG
- the SPIN1 gene encoding spindlin-1 isoform X1: protein MKTPFGKTPGQRSRADAGHAGVSASMMKKRTSHKKHRSSVGPSKPVSQPRRNIVGCRIQHGWKEGNGPVTQWKGTVLDQVPVNPSLYLIKYDGFDCVYGLELNKDERVSALEVLPDRVASSRISDAHLADTMIGKAVEHMFETEDGSKDEWRGMVLARAPIMNTWFYITYEKDPVLYMYQLLDDYKEGDLRIMPDSNDSPPAEREPGEVVDSLVGKQVEYAKEDGSKRTGMVIHQVEAKPSVYFIKFDDDFHIYVYDLVKTS from the exons GCCATGCTGGTGTGTCTGCAAGCATGATGAAGAAAAGGACGTCCCACAA AAAACATCGGAGCAGTGTGGGGCCGAGCAAACCCGTTTCCCAGCCCCGGAGGAACATCGTAGGCTGCAGGATTCAGCATGGGTGGAAGGAGGGGAATGGCCCTGTCACCCAGTGGAAAGGAACCGTTCTGGACCAGGTGCCTGTAAATCCTTCTTTGTATCTTATAAAATACGATGGATTTGACTGTGTTTATGGACTAGAACTTAATAAAGATGAAAGAGTATCTGCGCTCGAAGTCCTCCCCGATAGAGTTG CAAGCTCTCGAATCAGCGACGCGCACCTGGCCGACACGATGATCGGAAAGGCGGTGGAGCACATGTTTGAGACAGAGGATGGCTCCAAGGACGAGTGGAGGGGGATGGTCTTGGCTCGCGCCCCTATCATGAACACGTGGTTCTACATCACCTACGAGAAGGACCCCGTCTTGTACATGTACCAGCTCTTAGATGATTATAAAGAAGGCGACCTTCGCATCATGCCCGATTCAA ATGATTCTCCTCCAGCAGAAAGGGAACCAGGAGAAGTTGTGGACAGCCTGGTAGGCAAACAAGTGGAATATGCCAAAGAGGACGGCTCTAAAAGGACTGGCATGGTCATCCACCAAGTGGAGGCCAAACCGTCCGTCTACTTCATCAAGTTTGATGACGACTTCCATATCTACGTGTACGATTTGGTGAAAACGTCCTAG